TCGTGGCTGTAGTGCCGCACCGTGGCGTCGGCACCCGAGGGGCCGGCCATCGCCCACGGGACGTCGGCGTTGACGCTCGGGTCCTTCTCCCGCAGCGAGAGGGCCTCGACGATGCCGGCGCGGTCGCCGGGGGCGAATCCGGTCCGGCAGGCCAGCGCAAGCTCGGGGCTGGTGAGCCAGCGCACCGTCGTCATCCCCATCGGGCCGCGCAGCTGGGCCTCGATCTCGGCCATGAGCAGGTAGAGCTCGCGGCAGCGGCCCTCGAAGCCGCCCCCGGACTCTTTGGCCGACCTCGCGATCCGGGTCTCCGGGATCACGACCGTCACGAATTGCTCGGTGCGCACCGATGCCTGGGTGAGGCCGTGGGCCAGGTCGCTGTTGACGACCTCCGACAGCCCCGGGGCGTTGGGGCGGCGGTGGCGGTTGACCCACAGGTCGCGCTCGGCGCCGTCCTCGGGGACGGTGCGCACCATGAAGAGGATCTCGTCGACCTTCTCTGTGCGACCGGCGACGTCGAGCAGCCCGGCCAGCGCCTCGCCGTAGCGGGCGCGCTCTTCGGTGTCCTTCATGCCGATGCCCGGGTGCACGATCGAGGCCGTGACCGCCCAGGTTTTCATGGCGTGGTCCTCGATGATCGCTACGCGCTGCAGCTGCGAGCCGTGCGGCGGGCCGTCGTGGATCCGGACGCCCTGGAGGACCCCGGGCAGGTCCGGGGTGTCGAGGTCGTCGCCGCGGCCCTGGGCGGCCTTGGCGCGGAACGAGGTCCAGCCGAACAGGCCGCCGACGGCGTACATCGTCGAGGCGAACACCCAGCCGGTGGCCGAGCGGCCGCGCACCGGGATCACGGTGATGGCCAGCAGGAACACCCAGACCAGAGCGAACAGAAACGCGGAGAACCACGCTCCGCGGCTGATTGCCCAGAACGCCGGCAGGCTGGCCAGCGCCAGGAACATCAGCTGGCCTCCGGAGAGGCCGAAGAACCAACCGATGCGGTCGCGCTGGTAGTCGGCGTAGGTGGTCATCGTCGGCTTCCCTTCTGGTCAGTGAGATCGGTGGGTGTCGATCGGTGCTCGAGCTGGGGCGGTCGGCGCATCGGTTACACCGCCACCGGTGGGATGCCGCCAGCTGCCGCGCCGGCGCCGCCGGCACTGCCAGCCGCTCCCCCACCGCCGGCGGCCGGGGTCTTGGGAGCGGCGTCAGCTCCTCCGCCGCCCTGGCCGCCTGAACCGCCGCCGGGGCCGCCGCCGGTGGGCAGCGTCGTCGGGGTGGGCGGCGCAGGAGGCGTGGGCGGGGTCGGCATCGACGAGTCCTCGTCGCTCCGGTCGCCGTTCTGCGACCCGGGGTGGGTCCCGCCCTGGCCGCCGGACTGGCCACCGGACTGCCGTCCACCCAGGCCGCTGAAGTCGGGGCCGTAGGTGCTCTGGCCCACACCGGCCTGGTTGCTCTCGTCCGACATCAGAGAGGTCGCCTTCGCGCCGGCGGAGTTGATCCAGCCCATGCCGGTCGACAGGGCCTGGCCGACCGGCCCGAAGCTGCCCAGGGCGCCCTGGGTCGACTTGCTGAACCGGTCGCCGGTCGAGGCTTCGGCGCTCTGCTCGCCCGAGGAGCGGCCGTTGGCGTCAGTGGTCGACGCAGCCGACGAGCCGCCACCTGCGCCGCCGCCGCTGAGCAGGCCCTGGAGGCCGCCCTGGATGGCCATGCCCTGGCGGAACGACGCGCCGCTGGGGGTGCCGGGGTCGACGAAGGCCAGGAGCTTGAACAGGGACAGCGGGGCGACGACGCTGATCAGGATCGTCATCACGGCCGGCAGCGCGGTGCCGAACGCCTTGGCTGTGTCCTCGGCCAGGTGGGCGGCGACTCCGTTGGCGAACTGCACGCCGATGCCCAGCACCATCACCATCAGCACCGGGGTGAACGCCGCGGCGTGGAACCAGCGCAGCGACTTCCAGAACCAGGAGCGGGTGAACTCCGAGACCAGGCCGGCGGCCGCGAGCGGCCCCGTGGCGGTGAGCACCAGCAGGGACGCCGCGCGGGCCAGGTAGACCAGGACGTGCCCGATGGCGGCCAGCCACAGGAAGATCCCCAGGAAGGCAAGAGCGGTGGCCACGCCGGCGTCGGCGATGTCGTCGATGCCGAGTCCGCCGAGCGGGTCCCAGTCGGGCCAGGTCTGCACCTTGAGCAGCGACTTCATCAGCGCCTTGGTCAGCGCCCCGCACGCCGCGATGATCATGACGCAGTACCCGAACCAGCAGGCGCACACCAAGACGAACTGGCCGGACCCGATGAAGGCCCGGGCGAGGCTCTTGCCCTCGCGCTTGAAGGCCGCGGC
The Nocardioides luti genome window above contains:
- a CDS encoding type IV secretion system protein, yielding MSTVITAVRRASRLANAALALLVLTTLLGAASTLQPPAAAASEPAASTAHLAPIAPVVASGTLPARNLKMGCPGPDALCDLGGDAVDCAKDPIDCGKDAAGDVKDGAGDLLDGAGDLLPDGCGILDAICGNIGGLPGLPGVPGLPGIPGLPNVGDLFGGGIPGLGDIPNPFEAIGDVIAKAAADAWTAAMLAIWNSGLFVLRIVLTFSELFLTPDLSADGPGKDVYAFTLWLALALVVILAMIQLGAAAFKREGKSLARAFIGSGQFVLVCACWFGYCVMIIAACGALTKALMKSLLKVQTWPDWDPLGGLGIDDIADAGVATALAFLGIFLWLAAIGHVLVYLARAASLLVLTATGPLAAAGLVSEFTRSWFWKSLRWFHAAAFTPVLMVMVLGIGVQFANGVAAHLAEDTAKAFGTALPAVMTILISVVAPLSLFKLLAFVDPGTPSGASFRQGMAIQGGLQGLLSGGGAGGGSSAASTTDANGRSSGEQSAEASTGDRFSKSTQGALGSFGPVGQALSTGMGWINSAGAKATSLMSDESNQAGVGQSTYGPDFSGLGGRQSGGQSGGQGGTHPGSQNGDRSDEDSSMPTPPTPPAPPTPTTLPTGGGPGGGSGGQGGGGADAAPKTPAAGGGGAAGSAGGAGAAAGGIPPVAV
- a CDS encoding SCO6880 family protein: MTTYADYQRDRIGWFFGLSGGQLMFLALASLPAFWAISRGAWFSAFLFALVWVFLLAITVIPVRGRSATGWVFASTMYAVGGLFGWTSFRAKAAQGRGDDLDTPDLPGVLQGVRIHDGPPHGSQLQRVAIIEDHAMKTWAVTASIVHPGIGMKDTEERARYGEALAGLLDVAGRTEKVDEILFMVRTVPEDGAERDLWVNRHRRPNAPGLSEVVNSDLAHGLTQASVRTEQFVTVVIPETRIARSAKESGGGFEGRCRELYLLMAEIEAQLRGPMGMTTVRWLTSPELALACRTGFAPGDRAGIVEALSLREKDPSVNADVPWAMAGPSGADATVRHYSHDAWNSVSATIKLPTRDVAMGALAPILTPSEFGERRSFVVAYPIVSQTKADRQSGNAEWAADLAEGMNEKLGRKTRAKQRDEAHKARGLDAKLARGNSLTRPYGVCTVTVPKSMRITEFGRRLDASVRRAGFAPLRLDLAQDVGFAASTIPLGTSLTRSGDA